TAGCATCACACTTGTAGCCGAACACTCCAATTCGGCATTCCCCTACATTAAACAGACCATCTTTTTTCGCTCGGTGCTCTCCTTATCCTTCAATTTTCTCTCGTTTGCTCTCACTTGCTGTCACTGCCTTGCCAGCCAAACATACACCACAGAATCAAAATTCGAATTCAACTCACAAAACGAATGAAATCCATTGAAGTTGGAAAAATCCACCACTGTTTTTCGCCATTGGAGTTGAAAAAAATGAAGCCCTGAAGCTGATTTCGTTAATGATATTTGCAAAATATTGCAGAGGTGGAGTCTACCAATTGCAATTGCAATTCGAAAATAGTTAAAACTTCTCCATTTTCTAGGAACACAAGCTGATCTTCTACGTAAAGGCCCAATCAATAAAATTAGGAGAGGCCCATTAGGCCCAAGATGAAGCTTCCTCACCAGTTCCACTAGAACAAACCTCACACGCCCACAGCAAATCACAAACGAAATCAACACATCCTGCTTCCCTTTCCGCCAAATCTAATCAACTATGCAGCGTTCGAAATCCCGCCAATTCGATCCCTGAACCGGTGCTGAACCAAATCATGGGTCGAAGAATCATGGAATGGGCTGCCCGGTCCGATTACATGGGCGGCATTCCGAGGAAGATGGTGATCACGGCGGTGGGGGGTCTGGCGAAGGCCGTCGTCTCCCTCCTCAACTCCACCACCGTCCACAATGCCGACACCCTTCTCCGTCTGGTCCGGTCTCGGCCTAATGGGGTCCCACTCGTCACTGTCAGCAACCACATGTCCACCATGGACGACCCCTTTTTGTGGGGTTTCAAGGGGTTCCCCAGCACTGATGCGAATTTGGCGAGGTGGGTTTTGGCCGCCGAGGACATCTGCTTCAAAAATTCAGTGTTTTCTTACTTCTTCAGACTTGGTAAGTTGAATTTGGTTTCATTTCTTTGTTTGATTTGGGGGTTTTTGCACATTGTATCTGTTTTTTCGAGGTGGGATTTGTTTTTGATGTGCTGATTTGGTCAGGGAAGTGCATTCCAATTACGCGGGGTGGCGGCATTTATCAAGAACACATGAACGAAGCTCTTGAGAGATTGAGTGAAGGTTCATGGGTAATCACTTCTTAATCTTATGTTAACTGTTCTAGTTTCTGCTTAATGGGTCAGTCTAGTTTCACTAACTGAGCACTAGTGGGAGATATTCAATCATTGTTCCTTAGACTGTGAATGTGCTGAATTCGATGACATATGTCATGCTGTAGATATCACTCACCTGAGTTTTTTATGTAAAGTTTGGAACTTTTGGGGCTGATGCCTTCTTCAGTTGTAGTTTGTGAAATGGAATGTTACCTTATAGACTCAAGTAATTTTGAAAAAGTTGTTTACTTGTGCTGTAAAGTGTATATCTATGTGAAAGCTTTAGTTATttaaattcaaacttttggatCTCTGATGGGCAGTTGCATACATTTCCTGAAGGAAAAGTATACCAGGAAGATGCACCTATAAGACGATTGAAGTGGGGGGCTGCTAGTCTCATTGCTCGTGCTCCTGTAACCCCTATAGTTTTGCCAATTGTTCATACTGGGTTTGAACaggtaattttcttttcttaggaTTCTTCCTCTTTATCTTGacatttgtttcttttaagATTTTGACTAGATTGCTATTAGATTTTAGTGCTAAAGATGGACACCCCCCCCAACCCCAAACTCTTCCTAACGAAATGCGACTCTGACATGTTTTCTTAACAATGCATTATTTACAACAGTATCACAAGCTATCTGATTGAATATTCTTTTTCAATTCCTTATGAGATGTATGACGTGAACCTGGGTATTAGTTTCATCCATTTAACACGATGGTCTCCTTGATTGATTCTGACTTCCATTTCGTTGTCTCTCTCTATCCAACATACTCTTTGTCATTTGTATTCAGGTTCCGATCAATTGACTGAAAACTTTAGCCATAACATTGTAACCTGACATCCAAATGGCTAGCTGTGTAGTTTTGGGAATGATTGCTTCACAGAATATCGTTATAGAAAATTTCAGCTTTACATCTTTTTGGGGATATTAGAATTTCAGTGTGCCTAAAAAGCTTATGGATTTGGTAGTTAAAACTGTTTctgttatgcattcaatatgTCATGAAAAAATTGCACTACTGACGTTTGGTTTATTACATATGTTGACATTACCTAAGGTGCACCAGAAGATCTAGTTAAATTTGCTGATATCATGAACTTCTGCTGTGCTATTCAATGATTTTGTCCACTTTTCGTTATGCATGTCTTACTCTTTGTAAGTCCTGCACAATGATGTAGTTAACTGGAGCTATTCATATCGCATAACTTTATCGTTTATCCATTTACAGAGAAAGTAAAAATACGTATAAACCTTACATTTTTGTGAtcatcttttgtttttggttattttaactttacCAATACAGATCTTTTGCGACCCATTTGTTCAACATTGCTCATTTCCCATTTGCTACTATTTAAATTCCCAGGTGATGCCTGAGAAGTTTTATCGTGGTAAAAGGCCTCCGTTTCCGTTATGGAATAAGCACATTAAAATAATAGTTGGCGAGCCAATGGAATTGGACCTTCCTGAAATGAGGCGGATGGCAACCTCTCTGTCTCGTAATACATCACATTCTACTCTAGGATGGCCAAGCACCTGCCCTGGTGGTTTGGACGAGGCAGCGCAAAAACATCTGTACAGTGCAATTTCCGAGAAAATCCAAAATGTCATGGAGCGCTTGCGGCTGTTTGCTAAAAGTTTTTCAAAGTCCAAAGATCAAAATCTTTGCAAGCATAAGTAATCTTTTGCGGTATGTCCAACAGTTGGAAAATTGCATTTCAACCACCTTGAGATATACTCCTAAACGGGAAGCGGATGCATCCCTTTACTCCAGCGTTCAATCAGCGAGTTCCGGTTCTATCCAAGTAACAGGATCCTGCCGGCTTCATTCTACGTCATGCAGTTGAATAGTTAGTAGTTAATTTACAAAACTTGTATTGTTTTATGAGGTTCGTTTGTATCATCGTCCATTTTGTAGTTGATTTTACGAACCATTCTTGTACCATTACTTCTTGTATGTTACAACATAAAAAGGATCGAATGACTTCAAATTCTCCTCTTATTGTTACCATGTGTGCAAATTTTTCGCCACAAAACTTAATGCAATAGCGTTATAAAATTCATACAACCGATCCCACAAAGATACGGTTGTTGTAGTATTTATATGTTTGGAAACGAATAACTTCAGAAAATTTGCATCgtcgtcttttttttttccttcaaattctATAGTGATACTAAAAGCTACAACAAACCTTGATCTTAAACTAACTAAAGAAGATGTTTTTATAAAggggaaaaagaaacaagtgCGGGCTCATTTCACATGTTGCTCTACATTTCGACCAAACTTTTGTTGTTGCTGCACATGCTTTGTAGGCTTGTCCCAGATACAAGTGATAGAATGTACGTTGGATACTAAGATACATGGAAATTGATCCGCCTAAAAAATTCGGACACAAAACTTACAACTCTTAATTACTTAAGCTACAAGTTTTTTAGAGTCACTGCAAAACTAACAACTCTTAATTATTTGAACTCTAAGTTTTTTACCGTCACCAGACAATATTTAGAAAATGGAGATGAACTAATGATAACAGAACAGGTTAGGTGGTTTCAAAATGCGAGGATTAGGGTTGCTTAAATTAAAAGGTACCATCATTGTTGGAGGGAAAAACATTGTTGCCTTGATGGGATTGGAGACCGTGAAGTGCTTTGCTGTCTCAAAGCAGAGCAGAAAAGGACCTTCTCTCTTTACCTGCCGCTATAAATAATTTGGTGCAGTGCAGTCGGTGGCTTTTCTTGGTCGTTCTCATTAGGCCCATTTGTATGTGGGACTTGCACACTCCTCCTCAACTTTCTCATGATTTCCCTTTAATGCAACTTAAGCTCCTTAATTTGTTCACCTTTCTGGGTTTTCATTGTTTGTTTTTGCCCTTTACAACATTTTATATAGAACGCCCTCTTGGCCGCGTTCGTTAACAAAGAATTCATGGTTCCtcacttttaattttattgttaaGAGTTGAGATCAAAATTGAGTGATTATGCATTTCTTGATTACCTGGTGACCATGAGAACATATTTGtgatatgaaaaacataaatttaataaattattcTATAAATTCATATATCTAATTTGTGTTGCTAAGCCAGTCAAGTGGCAATACTCGTGAGTTGTATAATTGTATTAACTCTTGTTCTACATTTGGCATGAGGCGGCAATGCCGGCTAGCTTCTTGAGCAGTCATCATCATATGTTGGCATAATTTGGCTTTTCCATACAGCAAAGCAAGGTACTTTGCATAACCATTTTGTATAAATATAAATTAGTATAGGGATCCAATTTCCTTGGTTGAAAAAAAGAAGTCGATGAATGTTAAAGATGCAGGCTCCACACTTAGATGTATTTTGGGGCATGTCACCAACCTTCTAAGACATGGGGCTATTCATATACTTTTAGTTGATAGATTTTTAAGGTGATAAATCGACAAAAAGACGTATACCTATAAATGTTTTTAGTGGTTAGAATAGTATTTTGTTATCAGATAATTATGTTAGATTCTGAAATctatttgaatcacattattacacCTTTTGTGAGGGTTGAAATTTACCTGACAAAGAATTTCGCTATCTTAAGACCGTTATAGTTACGGCCGTccaaaaaagcaaaaatataATCATGGTGGTTTAAAAACTGAAATCATGTCCAAACATGTGGTACTAATTGAACTTAAACACGatgaaattattattaaaaccACAAGACCTTAAGACGATGAAAGTTGTTGGTTTGCTCGTTTCTGGCTTGATGTTGCTGCCTTACCATCAAGCCATAAAAATATAATCAGATTATGAATTATGCTTCGACCTTAAGACGACGGGGCAAACAAGatcaaaattatttaaaatgtgaaattcgccacttagtactacggtctagtgatatttctcttcgcttgtaagtgagaggtcttaggttcaattatcgtcaaagacgaatttgaaccatggtattgttagcccattataAGATTAAGCCCACCATCTCTTATTTAGTATAGATAATTccgattgttaaaaaaaaaagtgaaattatGTCCAAATAGGCAAATATGTAGGTATTAATTAAGCTTTAACAAAAAgatattattgttatttttctctcttttttcggTAAAAGCAAGTAAAATCATAGACAAAAGTGAAATTATTGGCTTCTAGAGTAGGAAACTTGGAAGGTTAAAGTTAGATTGATGGGCCCATCACACAAATGTCCCACAAGTACAAGCTTTAGCGGGTGGAAGGCCCAAAAGTTTGGGGCATTTCCCGCCCCAGGACACTTTCCAAATTACAGTACTGCCCTTCCGTACATTTTCAAATTATACATACATCATATCAAAACTTTATCCTCGAAAAAATAAACGAAAAATTCGAATTACAAATGACCAAAGGTAGGAGGATATAATGGTCATTTCACACGTGGAAAACTGGAAGGATTGAAAATGCACAAGAGGAAGCACCCGAGCGAGCAAAAAAAGCAaaagctttaaaaaatatatgtttGTTGAATTTACGTAAATGGCCTTTGTCGTTTATTATAGTCCCGTGATTCTCTCTGCTTTCACAGGAAGCAGTGGTGTCTTTGAGGATTTTTGAAGCTcagatctctctctcctccctctctctctctcccctctccgTTCGTTCAATCGTGCAGAGGTCAGTATCAAAGAGAAAGAGACCTTCTTGTTTTCCTGTTTCATCGATTTATGAATGCCACATTACATTTGATtttcttctgggtttttttcTCTGTTCGTTCTATCTCTCGATCTGTTATCTCCTCAGAGCCAAATCCTAAGACCCAATTGCAGGCAGGCAATAATCTTACCAAAGGTTGGTGCTTTTTTGATTTTTGAGGTATTTTATCTTCTGGGTTTGCTCGTTTCTGGCTTGATGTTGCTGCCTTACCATGAAAGCTGTCCGCTTAATGCGTTGGAAATTATTAGGATGAGCTGATTATGTTTTGATTGTGTGATGTTTCGTATGAATGTGTTTTTtacttgtttttgtgttttttctgaATTTTATAGGCAGGGGACAtaaggtttgttttttttttgttcatcttAAGGAAGATAACCTCGTACTAGAAAGATTTGAGGAGCTGAAGCTGTTTCTGGGAAGTGAGTGTGTGCCTCTGTCTGTGGGGGTTGCAGTGAAATGACAATTGACCTGAACCCGTCAATGTCGCAAAGTGTGAGAACTTTTAGCTCTAGCAATGGAAATGAGGATTCAACTCCTTTACATGGCTCTGCTGCTGCAGCATTTTCGAATGGGGATGACTATGACAGTGATAGCTCCAGCTTGGCACCGCAGTAAGTTCGCTTGTATATTCCTCTTGAGCCTGTCTTCAAATTTCGCATTGAATGCCTTAATTGTTCTGCTTACGAAGTCATTATGCCTGTTTTGTTTGTTAGCAAATTAAACAAGAGCGAGGCATGGCATATTATCTCCGGTTGTAAAATTGTTGTTTGAAATCAGTCTTAATGTCTCATTGTAATAGTACTATTACAAAGATGGGTTCTTAAACATGCTGGTTAGCAAAACTGATGAGCAGTTTGCAGTTAACTTGGTATGATGCCGTCCTACCTCTGACCACAGCATTCTTTCCTCATGTTAATTGCAGAACACCAAGGACCTTATCCATGGACATCCCGGCAGAACTTGCTGGTGCCATACCCTTGATTGATAGATTTCAGGTAGGAGCATATATTCTCTCATAATCAAGGTGATATGCTTATACAACATACATAACATGTGTGCGCATACATTTCAATGTTCATTTTcctttgggttttttttgttcCTGAAATTAAATTACTCGAAGTACATAGATTACTTATTGCTCATTGTTTTAGGGCAATCAACAGTTGTTATGTTTTtcatataaattattttcttttgaaaatagGTAGAAGGATTTTTAAGGTTGATGCAGAAACAGATTCAGTCTGCTGGAAAACGCGGATTCTTTACGAAAAAATCCGTTGGTCCTCAACCCCGAGAGAAGTTCACTTTTGAGGATATGTTGTGCTACCAAAAGGTAACTACATGCTATGTTTCATAAtgcttctttttattaaaatataaaaccctTGAAGAACTAAATTATGGGCTTTTACAGGATCCAATACCTACATCAttactgaaaataaataatgacgTGGTAAGCCGGGCAATGAAACTGTTccaaataattttgaagtacatGGGAGTTGATTCATCTGATCGAGTTACTCCAGCAAGCTTAGATGAACGTATAGAGCTTGTTGGAAAGATGTTTAAGCAAACATTGAAGCGAACAGAGCTTCGGGATGAACTTTTTGCTCaaatttcaaaacaaacaagaaaTAATCCCGATAAGTATGCATCTTTTTCTTTCCAGTCATAGTGTTTTGTTTCTATGATAGATATGATTTGGGTGTCTACAAGGCAGTGGTAAAACTATTGTCAATTCTTTGCTCCATGAGTTGACTTAGTTGGTTTTGGTATAACAGGCAATATTTGATCAAAGCATGGGAATTAATGTATCTGTGTTCGTCCTCTATGCCTCCGAGCAAGGACATTGGGGGGTATCTGTCCGAGTATGTCCACAATGTCGCACATGGTGTGGATATTGACTCTGAGGTTCGAGTCCTAGCAGTAAATACATTAAATGCTTTGAAGCGTTCTGTGAAGGCTGGTCCGAGGCATACAATACCAGGCCGCGAGGAGATTGAAGCGCTTTTAACCGGTCGAAAGCTAACAACAATTGTGTTTTTCTTGGATGAAACCTTTGAAGAAATCACATATGATATGGCAACAACAGTGGCTGATGCTGTTGAGGTAGGCTTATCAACTTCAATGGGAACTATCTGTTTAGGTACCAAcagattaaaaggaaaaaattatCACAAAAATAAAGAAGTCAACACGGGCCTTGTGGTCAAACAAAGTGGCAACTGACTAGCTATTGCTCTGGTAGGTTCtcacaaaattaaaattctaaGCAAACAGCTTTCTGGTAAAGTAAATATTTCGGGTGGTACGTAGCAACATACTGGGTGCATTTGACACACATTTGAAGTACTATAAGAGGATTGGGAACTGTTATTTAAGAAATTTTGTTTCAATCGCTTAATAACTTGAACCTTTTTTTAAGTCCAGTAATTCTGACTATGGCATAATGACTCTGAATTATCCACTATGAATGGGTAACCAAGGTTGTGTTGCTGACTGTTGTCTAAGTCACAAGGTCTTTTGCCACTGAATTTGTTTAGTTTATATTTCTGATTTGCAATTACGATCCATCACCTTTAAGTACTCATAGGATTGTAATAATAATCCGCCCCAGTTTCTTACTGTTAAAAAAGTTCTTTATTCTTGTTCTGTTCTACACAAACGATAACTATTGCTATCTTCTCTATCATGTTTTTTAATAGTTTTCCATGTCGCTTTCAGGAACTTGCAGGGGTAATTAAACTGTCAGCCTTTTCTAGCTTTAGTCTGTTTGAATGCCGTAAAGTTGTAACTGGTTCAAAATCACCTGATCCTGGAAATGgtaattcttttattttccttCCTGATGGTTTCCTATGTTAGGGTTCACTGAACTTTATCTAATTTTCTTGTCACACAGAGGAGTATATTGGGTTAGATGACAACAAGTACATAGGGGATCTATTAGCAGAATTCAAGGCAGCAAAGGATCGAAGTAAAGGAGAGATATTGCATTGCAAGCTGATATTTAAGAAAAAGCTGTTTCGGGAGTTGGATGAAGCTGTCACAGATCCAATGTTTGTGCAGTTGTCCTACGTTCAGGTGCGTAATTTCTATGAAAGTATTACTGAGCTTCTtaatcctttgtttttttttcctttggtgAAGCTCATTGAAAAAGAATTTGAGCATTGTTTGTTGACCTGTTGGTTTGTCATTGCTTTTTGAATGACATCAAGGAAATTGTTGCTTTCAAGAGCTGAAGTTGAATCGTGAACATATGACTTCTATCTTAATGATTGCTACGGTAGTATTTAACTACAGGGATTAACCTCCAAAGTTTTTTTATATGTTGTTATGTTATAGTTGCAACATGATTATATACTGGGAAATTATCCTGTTGGAAGAGATGATGCTGCGCAGCTTTCTGCATTGCAAATCTTGGTTGACATCGGATTTCAGCGCAATCCTGAATCATGCACGTCAGTGTTCTcgctacatttttttttgttccataTTTGATTTGGCTTCTTGTTATCTGTTATTGTTTTAGAGTCTGTCACATTTATAGTTGGTCTTTCTATCTTGACTTGAGGTTAATATTTTTCAGTGACTGGAATTCGCTTTTGGAACGCTTCCTACCCAGACAAATCGCAATCACACGAGCAAAACGAGAGTGGGAGTTTGATATTCTTTCACGTTACCATTTAATGGTAAGTTACCGCAGAGGGGTAAAACTTTATGTTGCTATTCATTGCATGAAAATCTGTTGCACGAGTTCTTATATACAATTACTTTAAAAAGGAAGACAAATCTTGATATCTGATTTGCTTGTCTGTGACTCCTTGTGCATGCATCCTCAATCATACGTCTTTACTTTGAAGGAGATATACTTTTGATATAAGACATTGTTATTGTATTGTAGGAAAGTTTGACAAAAGATGATGCAAGACAACAATTTTTGAGAGTACTGAGACAACTTCCTTACGGGAATTCAGTCTTCTTCAGTGTTCGCAAGATTGATGATCCCATTGGACTTCTTCCGGGGAGAATTATTTTGGGCATCAACAAAAGAGGGGTGAGTTTATATACAAATATAGTATATGTTCCTGTGTGTGCACATCGTTTTAACGTGATAGACATTATGATATCACATTCCACAGGTTCATTTTTTCCGTCCAGTTCCAAAGGAATATCTACATTCAGCTGAGCTAAGAGACATAATGCAATTTGGTAGTAGCAATACTGCTGTTTTCTTTAAGATGAGAGTTGCAGGTGTTCTTCACATATTCCAATTTGAAACTAAGCAGGTTTTGGCACCTCTCTAAATTAGCTGTTTGTTGATTGATCGTTTTTGAGGTTTATAGGCCTCTTCACTTAAGAGTCTTTGTCTTATATTATATGCATTTCTCCTTTCCTTGCAGGGTGAAGAAATTTGTGTTGCTCTTCAAACACACATAAATGACGTCATGTTGCGGCGGTACACTAAAGCTCGGACTGCTGCTAGTGGTTCAACAATTGGAGATCTTTCTAACAATGTTAAGCCCTCTGATGGTGAAGTGTATGGAAAACGTGTACAGGATTTGTCAAAAGCTGTTGAAGAGTCTCAGAGGAATGCTGATCAAGTAAGAAAATAAGATTTAAATGTGCTGAAATGTTGATTACTGCTATTATCTGGTGGTTGAATGAAACTATGTTAATTCAGTTGCTGGAAGAATTGCGTGAAAAGCAAAAACAAGAAGCAAAAATGCAAGAAGAATTAGAAAGTTTGAAACAATCCTTGGCATCTGAGAAGCAAAACCTGACAGAAGTTAGATGTGATCATGATAGGCTTAGGTCATTGTGTGACGAAAAGGATAAGGCGCTTCAGGTCAGTATCACTAATTTTCTAGAATCAGTATTTGCACTCAATGTGCTTTAAATATTTTAACCGATTCTCAAATCTATTTAGGCTGCACTGCTAGAGAAAAAAAGCTTGGAAGCAAGGCTGCAGAACTTGGGTAATCAAGTGGCAGAGAAAAGTAACAAAACACAGCAAGTTGATGGAAATAACCACGTAagttttttatgaaaataaatttTGGTATCAATTTAGTTAAGTTGGTTCTTTCAGGTGATTTATGATAAGGCACAAGGGATTTTGAAAACAATATCTTACACGGGTATTGCAGAAGCTCGAAGATGAGATAAATCTTTGTGGTGAGGAGTTgttagcaaaagaaaaaactatAAGGAGACTATCTGATGAAAAAATATCATTGGAGCAAAGATTATCTGGGCTCGAAAAGACTAAATCTGTTGAGGTGATGCCCTTGACATCTTAATTTGGTGTTGGTTCGTTGCttcttttttaatgtttttattgTCTATGTTTCTGGTACCCGATAGAAGAATCAAATATCTTAGTGAGTGTTGATTATGCAGATTGATTCTATTGAGAAAAAATTTGAGCAAGAGCGCAAAGTGTTAAAGCTTCAAGTGTTCGAACTTGAAAAGAAGCTTGAAGGAGTTAACCAAGAATTAGCAGGTCTTAAGTCAATTCTTGCCACCAAAAACTCTGAGGTTGCTGAATTACAAAGTAGCTTAAAGGAATTGGAGGAACTGAGAGAAATGAAAGAGGTAATGATCCTGTA
Above is a window of Malus sylvestris chromosome 15, drMalSylv7.2, whole genome shotgun sequence DNA encoding:
- the LOC126603218 gene encoding N-acylphosphatidylethanolamine synthase-like, which encodes MGRRIMEWAARSDYMGGIPRKMVITAVGGLAKAVVSLLNSTTVHNADTLLRLVRSRPNGVPLVTVSNHMSTMDDPFLWGFKGFPSTDANLARWVLAAEDICFKNSVFSYFFRLGKCIPITRGGGIYQEHMNEALERLSEGSWLHTFPEGKVYQEDAPIRRLKWGAASLIARAPVTPIVLPIVHTGFEQVMPEKFYRGKRPPFPLWNKHIKIIVGEPMELDLPEMRRMATSLSRNTSHSTLGWPSTCPGGLDEAAQKHLYSAISEKIQNVMERLRLFAKSFSKSKDQNLCKHK
- the LOC126604960 gene encoding kinesin-like protein KIN-14E isoform X1, with translation MTIDLNPSMSQSVRTFSSSNGNEDSTPLHGSAAAAFSNGDDYDSDSSSLAPQTPRTLSMDIPAELAGAIPLIDRFQVEGFLRLMQKQIQSAGKRGFFTKKSVGPQPREKFTFEDMLCYQKDPIPTSLLKINNDVVSRAMKLFQIILKYMGVDSSDRVTPASLDERIELVGKMFKQTLKRTELRDELFAQISKQTRNNPDKQYLIKAWELMYLCSSSMPPSKDIGGYLSEYVHNVAHGVDIDSEVRVLAVNTLNALKRSVKAGPRHTIPGREEIEALLTGRKLTTIVFFLDETFEEITYDMATTVADAVEELAGVIKLSAFSSFSLFECRKVVTGSKSPDPGNEEYIGLDDNKYIGDLLAEFKAAKDRSKGEILHCKLIFKKKLFRELDEAVTDPMFVQLSYVQLQHDYILGNYPVGRDDAAQLSALQILVDIGFQRNPESCTDWNSLLERFLPRQIAITRAKREWEFDILSRYHLMESLTKDDARQQFLRVLRQLPYGNSVFFSVRKIDDPIGLLPGRIILGINKRGVHFFRPVPKEYLHSAELRDIMQFGSSNTAVFFKMRVAGVLHIFQFETKQGEEICVALQTHINDVMLRRYTKARTAASGSTIGDLSNNVKPSDGEVYGKRVQDLSKAVEESQRNADQLLEELREKQKQEAKMQEELESLKQSLASEKQNLTEVRCDHDRLRSLCDEKDKALQAALLEKKSLEARLQNLGNQVAEKSNKTQQVDGNNHKLEDEINLCGEELLAKEKTIRRLSDEKISLEQRLSGLEKTKSVEIDSIEKKFEQERKVLKLQVFELEKKLEGVNQELAGLKSILATKNSEVAELQSSLKELEELREMKEDIDRKNEQTAAILRMQGAQLAEIEALYKEEQLLRKRYFNTIEDMKGKIRVFCRLRPLSEKEVTEKERDAVKSVDEFTIEHPWKDDKLKQHMYDRVFDGNATQEDVFEDTRYLVQSAIDGYNVCIFAYGQTGSGKTYTIYGSETNPGLTPRATAELFKILRRENNKFSFSLKAYMLELYQDTLVDLLLPKNAKRLKLEIKKDSKGMVTVENVTVLSISSHEELKSVIQRGSERRHVSGTQMNEESSRSHLIVSVVIESTNLQTQSVGRGKLSFVDLAGSERIKKSGSSGSQLKEAQSINKSLSALGDVISSLSSGGQHIPYRNHKLTMLMSDSLGGNAKTLMFVNVSPAESNVEESYNSLMYASRVRSIVNDPSKNVSSKEIMRLKKLVAYWKEQAGKRGDDEDLEEIQDERPVKDRGDGRHSM
- the LOC126604960 gene encoding kinesin-like protein KIN-14E isoform X2, whose product is MTIDLNPSMSQSVRTFSSSNGNEDSTPLHGSAAAAFSNGDDYDSDSSSLAPQTPRTLSMDIPAELAGAIPLIDRFQVEGFLRLMQKQIQSAGKRGFFTKKSVGPQPREKFTFEDMLCYQKDPIPTSLLKINNDVVSRAMKLFQIILKYMGVDSSDRVTPASLDERIELVGKMFKQTLKRTELRDELFAQISKQTRNNPDKQYLIKAWELMYLCSSSMPPSKDIGGYLSEYVHNVAHGVDIDSEVRVLAVNTLNALKRSVKAGPRHTIPGREEIEALLTGRKLTTIVFFLDETFEEITYDMATTVADAVEELAGVIKLSAFSSFSLFECRKVVTGSKSPDPGNEEYIGLDDNKYIGDLLAEFKAAKDRSKGEILHCKLIFKKKLFRELDEAVTDPMFVQLSYVQLQHDYILGNYPVGRDDAAQLSALQILVDIGFQRNPESCTDWNSLLERFLPRQIAITRAKREWEFDILSRYHLMESLTKDDARQQFLRVLRQLPYGNSVFFSVRKIDDPIGLLPGRIILGINKRGVHFFRPVPKEYLHSAELRDIMQFGSSNTAVFFKMRVAGVLHIFQFETKQGEEICVALQTHINDVMLRRYTKARTAASGSTIGDLSNNVKPSDGEVYGKRVQDLSKAVEESQRNADQLLEELREKQKQEAKMQEELESLKQSLASEKQNLTEVRCDHDRLRSLCDEKDKALQAALLEKKSLEARLQNLGNQVAEKSNKTQQVDGNNHKLEDEINLCGEELLAKEKTIRRLSDEKISLEQRLSGLEKTKSVEIDSIEKKFEQERKVLKLQVFELEKKLEGVNQELAGLKSILATKNSEVAELQSSLKELEELREMKEDIDRKNEQTAAILRMQGAQLAEIEALYKEEQLLRKRYFNTIEDMKGKIRVFCRLRPLSEKEVTEKERDAVKSVDEFTIEHPWKDDKLKQHMYDRVFDGNATQEDVFEDTRYLVQSAIDGYNVCIFAYGQTGSGKTYTIYGSETNPGLTPRATAELFKILRRENNKFSFSLKVYLVGSVQ